Genomic window (Danio rerio strain Tuebingen ecotype United States chromosome 24, GRCz12tu, whole genome shotgun sequence):
tttttcagtGTATCTACTTTCCAATATTAGAAAAGAATGGTCTAACAGTAAAGTACTCTCCATCTCATATTAGTAATATAAGCTTGACGGTCATTACTGATCAATCAGAAACAGTGTTTACGTCACACTGAAACTCAGCGGTGCCAAATGTAACGTATTACCTGTTTTAATCCAACATTCTTTACTTAATATAGATTCGTAAAGAGACAAAATCGACGAAAAGAAACTTACCTGTGTTGGCAAATCAAAGGATAAAGCGGTGGTCCAGCTGAACGCAGACTGACTCCGCTGTGTGTTACGCCACGTAGATTTAACTGCAGAAAGACTGACGCAGCTCTAAGACTGACGCATGCGCACTGGCTCAAAACTCCTTCTCATAGTGACTTGCGTGCTGACACCTAGCGGCTGGATGTATGAGCTCAGCGAGTTGTCCACATCATCATTACTGCAGCTGATTAGATATGCGTGTCATCTGTACGGTGTGTAAAATGATTTGTACGTAAATCCGGACAACTAACATTATATATCACAATTTCAGTTTTATAGAGCTCTATATtcaaaaaataatctaaaagttTTCTTTTCCGTTAGGTTTTATAACATATgctacactcaccggtcacttctGCACATCTAACTCTAACgttatgatgtgaatctcccattccgccacatctcaaaggtgctgtattgggttgagatttggtgactgtggaggccatttgagtaaagtgaactcttTGACATGAtctagaaaccagtctgagatgattcatgctttatgacatggcacattatcctggaAGCCATCTGAAgatacattgtggtcataaagggatggacatggtcagcaacaatactcaggtaggctgtggcgttgatgcgatgctcaattggtactaataggccaaaagtgtgccaagaaaatatcccccacaccattacaccaccagcagcagcctttTTGTtggcctgtgcaaattgtagcctcagtttcctgttcttggctgacagtagtggcacccggtgtggtcttttgctgctgtagcccatctgcctcaaggttcaacgcGTTGTGCATACAGAGATgcttggttatttgagttactgttgcctttctatcagatcaaaccagtctggccattcttgtCTGACCTTtagcatcaacaagacatttgcgtccacagaactgccgctcactggatattttctctttttctgaccattctctgtaaaccctagagatggttatgagtgaaaatcccagtaaatcagcagtttctgaaataccagcccatctggcatcaacaaccatgccatgatcaaagtcacttaaatcatcttaaTTCCATATTGTAATGCTCAGTTTAAACAGCAGCAGGATCGTCttgacctaaatgcattgagtctgCAGGACTGGACAGTTTAGATCTCCACCTTTTCTTGCAATTACAAGTTTACAACTTGTTGTTCTGAGTTTAAATCTCACAAGTATTGATCAAGGGAACATGTTTTCTATATAAACCAGCAGAAAGACAACCATCCTGAAAAATCATAGCTCATATTAGCTCTTCAGTTTAGTTTGTTGactgaatacactgtaaaaaaataaaaaaaatggcagGTTAAACACAATCAACTTCTTTCAGCAAATTTCAGTTGGGACaagatgaaggaattaagttaacttattagtttttacaaatttgagtagATTAAACATGAACAATTAAgtataaaaaaatcaagaattgtgttgtttcagctgattttaaataaacattttgtacaaAAAGCAAACGTCATTTTATACGTGCATTAGAGCTTTTCAGTAAAGAAACAATTGCAAATGcatgataaaaatatttaataatctcaaatatattttaattcataaCAGTTCATTATGTCTTGTGAAATTATAACAGCATCGGCAAAAGTATTAAAAAACAgtatttaatatacaatataatacatacagtatagtgtTGATTCAGGCATGCATTGTATGAGTTCTAGAGTTTGGGTTATCTTTGACATTAGCACAAAAGCTTTCATTCCAATCTTACATCATTGTCACTAAGAGGAGCGCTCTATCAATCCCATATAATGCCGAGCATCTGACAGCTCAGTTCCCAGAGTTTCTGAGCCATTTCATCATCTGAAGCTTCTCTTGAACACTGAGCCGGGCCACAGTCACTGAAACAAAGCAGATCCTCAGGCTTAAAATCAGACTTTGATCATTCGTACACCTAGCTTAACATCTTTATTCTATCTTTAAAGTAAGCACACTTCATGATCATTATAAAGCAGTTCAAGAGCTGTATTTCTTGTGCACACTGGGACATGAAAGTAAAGTCAATAATGGGTTTTGCATTGTGCAGTGTATTTTCCAATAATACCATGTTCTGTACCTGTAATATCCTCCGCTCTCTCTGTCCAGTTCGGGCTCTATGGCGCAGTAGATGGTGGTCTGTGCTCCCTGACTGGTGGTCTTGGTGAAGGGGCTGAAGACCTTGAATGCGATCTGCGCAGGTTTGCTGaggtttctgaacagctctgacTGAACCACACCAGGATGGAGAGAGTAGACATTCACACCACTGCCTAGAGGAACATCAGATGTTATTACCACAGCTGGATTACACACTGTACAAATGATTCATATTgatctgtctgtccattcatccatctatctatctatctatctatctatctatctatctatctatctatctatctatctatctatctatctatctatctatctctgtctgtctgtctgtctgtctgtctgtctgtctgattatATGTCTGTTAATCTTTCCATTCCTCTATCTATGTCTTATTTTCTGTCTGGTATgtctggtctgtctgtctgtctgtctgtctgtctgtctgtctgtacttCTATCTCTGattgtctgtccatctgtctgtctgtccgcctGTTTTTCCATTTGTCTGATTattcatctgtttgtctgtctgtctgtctgtctgtctgtctgtctgtctgtctatctttgtcTTATTATTGTCTGCCTGTGTTCGTCAAACTGTatttctgtctgcctgcctgtccatccatccatccatccatccatccatccatccatccatccatccatccatccatccatccatccatccatccatccatctatctgtctgtctgtctgtctgtctgtctgtctgtctgtctgattatATGTCTGTTAATCTTTCCATTCCTCTATCTATGTCTTATTTTCTGTCTGGTATgtctggtctgtctgtctgtctgtctgtctgtctgtctgtctgtctgtacttCTATCTCTGattgtctgtccatctgtctgtctgtccgcctGTTTTTTTCCATTTGTCTAATTAttcatctgtttgtctgtttgtctgtccctGTCTATCTTTGTCTTATTATTGTCTGCCTGTGTTCGTCAAACTGTatttctgtctgcctgcctgtccgtccgtccgtccgtccgtccgtctatctatctatctatctatctatctatctatctatctatctatctatctatctatctatctgtgtctgtctgtttgaTTATCTGTCTGTTAATCTGTCCATTCCTCTATCAATGTCTTATTTTCTGTCTGGTATgtctggtctgtctgtctgtctgtctgtatttctaTCTCTGattgtctgtccatctgtctgtctatctttgtcTTATTATCTGTCTGCCTGTGTTCATCAAACTGTatttctgtctgcctgcctgcctgtctgtctgtctgtctgtctatccatccatgcatccatccatcagtctgtccatctgtctgtttgtctgattatgtctgtccatccatccaaccgtcAATCTCTCTGTTTgattatctgtctgtccatccatgtcttattatctgtctgtctgtctggccgTCCTTACATTTTTCTGTCTATCTGGCTGtccatctgtttatctgtctgtctagcCATCTGTCAGATTGTCTGTTTGTCTATTTCTGATTGTCTATTCATCCTTCTGTCTGCCTgtaattccatccatccaattgtccatccatctgtccgccTGTTTGTCTGATTATCCGTGTGTCTCTCCATCTGTCgatttgtctgtttgtctttctctGGCTGCCTATCCATttttctgtctgcctgtctgtttttctgtccatctgtctgtctgttcatctgtccgCCTGTCTTTTTATCTTAGTCTCATTATCTGTCTGTTCGTGTCCATCCtactgtctttctgtctgtctgcctgtctgattcatccatccatccatccatccatccatgcatccacccatctgtccatctgaatatctgtttgtccatccttccatctgtccatctgaatatctgtttgtccatccttccatctgtccatctgaatatctgtttgtccatctgtccatctgtctgtctgattatctgtctatctatgtcttattatctgtctgtctatccctctattttttctgtctgtctgtccatctgtctgtccgtctgtctatctgtctgtctctgtctgtacatctgtccatccatcttttttattaatttgagcAGTTCTCAGTTCAGATTGATTATTCATACAGTGTAATACAGTATTCCTCTCCATACTCCCTCTTCTATCTTTGTCATAAACAGTTGACTTAAAAATCTTTTAGAATCTACATAAAGCCCCATTGTGGAAGTAGATAATTACTTTATTTCACTACAATAAAGGTGGGAATTACTTTTGTTAATGATAACTTTAAAGTCTGTATGAATCACCCTGACAGTCACCTTTGATCATTTTTACTCTTGTTTATAAAGTGCACAAATTACACAGTAAAACTGCATTGAAATCATACGAAAGTACTATAAAATTAATATAGTTTACTATATACAGTTAtacagtcagaaatattagcccccctttgaatttatttcctttttaaatatttcccaaatgatgtttaacagtatgtctgataatattttttcttctggagaaagtcttgttttattttggcttgtataaaatcagcttttaatttttaaaaaacccatttaagatcaaaactattagcccctttaggctattttttttttcgatagcctACATCTTCATTCAATAACTtgattaattaccctaacctgcctagttaatctaattaagctagttaagccatTTTATATGtacctttaagctgtatagaagtgtcttgaaaaatatctagtcaaatattatttactgtcatcagggcaaagataaaataaatcagtgaatagaaatgagttattaaaactattatgtttagaaatgtgttggaaaaatctctccgttaaacagaaattgggggaaaaaattaacagaagggctaataattcaagggggctaataattctgattttaactttataatatatagcatgattgcctcacaggaagaaggtcgctggtttgagccctggctgggtcagttggcatttctgtgcggagtttgcatgttctcctccatGTTGGCTAGGggttcctctaggtgctccggtttcccccacagtccaaagacatgcgctatagatgaactgaataagctaaattggctgtagtgtatgtctgTAAAGGCAGGAGtctttgggtgtttcccagtgttgggttgcagctggaaaggcatccgctgcgtaaaacatttgctggataagttggcggctcactCTGCTGcgtgacaaccccagattaataaaggaactaagctaaaaagaaaatgaaggaatgaatgaatataacatACAATAATGTTATTGCTATAATTAATTTTGAATGTCTTATGCATTTATCAGAATTTCTGCTGTGTGAACAGATCGCAAAATCATCTATTACATCATGAGCTTGATTTGCCACATAAGCACAATCAGTACTTATCATATGTTTGCATCTGGAATTTAGAAAACTGGAGAGGAATACtgtataacaaaataataatcaatcTGAACTGAGAACTGGAATATTGCCtaaaacatttatgaataaagCACCTTTCCATTCAACGAGTCAAAGAACACAAAATAAACTCTTCCTGATGAACTGGCGgcaaatgtgaaaaagaaaaaataccaCAACATggtaggagaagccactgtgggcctttttCTTATATAATTACTGGCGCCTCAGAAGGTGAAATACAATGAACGTGCAGTGACATTTGGAGGTGAAACCACTCTTTGGGAGCACAGCAGTTTTGAGGTAATATCCTGAACCTCTGTGATGATAGACTTTGGCTGAggaattttagaatgaccaaaacaacatttcagatgttttacaaagaGGCCAGtccactggtttgtccattaatgttGTCCTATCGCACCCATTTTTTaccatcacatgatctgttaaaacaaaatcacatacaTTTTGGATGCACATGCTAGACTTGATAAATGTGTTTCTATTGTAGTTTAAGTATTGTTCTTATCAGATAAAAATATTGTCCTACACAGTTAGTAAAAATCAATgggaatttattatatttatggtATTTCCATAATCTTTCATGCAATACTCCAAAATGCACTTTAAACTAGGTCAAAGGAAACACAGCTATAGCGATAAGCCCAAAACAGGACattttgtatatgtttatattcATAAGAGAACACTAATATCCGTTTTAACCAAGAACTTTGCTCTCCCTctgtgtcctgtttttttttctttttttttttttttgcgtaagTTTATATAATCTAACAGGAAGAATATGCAATTTACCATCACATTGTACCTGCATGAATACCAACTCAACCagagtttaacagaaagaagacaaACAAGACACAAGTTTGTCTTCTTTAGCTTGATGTTTAGTCTGGCTCTGACAGCCGTGCTGTGAAGGTCACATACCCTGTAGTCTTTTAGCCAAGGAGCGTGTGCAGAGGATGTTGGCTAGTTTGCTCTGTCCGTAAGCCCTGCGTGGAGAGTAAACCTTCTCACTGTTTATGTCCTCCAGATGGATGCCACTCCAAGTATGGGCCACAGATGCCACGTTGACGATCCTGGAGGGGGTTGATTTCTTTAGGAGGTCCAGCAGAAGGTAAATGAGCAGAAAATGACCTGGAGGGAGTTTGGAGAGGATAAAAATAGTCAGGGAGTTGTTTGACCTTTCATTGTTTCTCATGTCCTGTTGACCCCTCTGTGCTTTATTTGCCTTTACTTAATAAATGCATGGAAGTGGATGTGTATGGGAAGGATGTGAGCTATATGTGAGTGTTTAGGTTGCAACAGGAAGTCAACTGGGCTGGTGAATGATTAAACAGCATGAACTGTCAATTAGAGGATTCAAATACTTCACATTGGTTGGAAGTCTGAGACTTGAGTGATGAAAGCTTGACTTCTACATACAATTGGTGCTTGTTTTGAAAGAGGTCACTTTCAGGGTAACAGTATCGATTAGATGAACTGAGTATTGATTACTTCTTAATTGTTTCTgggttgttgtaaaaaaaaagtaaaaaaaattgactGTCTCCATTTCTTCATATAcacactttcaagagttcacacttagctgatgattaattataagcttgtttggcatgctgtcccgggagagagccctgagctcatgagatcctcgagcccaggactccctcccgttgcaaagcgggaggggagtttgagctcaggtagatctcgggaactcccctgctgtagcaagtgaatgctcttgaaactaattactaactaggagcgtgtctatgttgacaatttggcttgttcaattggcttaattgcatgtttttgggtggtgggaggaaaccggggaacccgggggaaacccacgtgagcacggggagaagtgcaaaactccgcacagaaatgtctgctagttttggtagagccaggaaccagagacattcttgctgtgaggcgacagtgctaggcactgggccaccgtgtcacccgtctaagaaggaggcgtaggggaggaaggggggactcttcaaaacgaagatagcaatggaataaaccccagggtatttatagtagtttaggagtcatctggttggatagtagtgaattggataatgcgggtcagctgctagcaatcataagcacgtgatcctctcgaaatttgtttatacataaacttcacttcaagagttcacacttagctgatgattaattataagcttgtttggcatgctgtcccgggagagagccctgagctcatgagatcctcgagcccaggactccctcccgttgcaaagcgggaggggagtttgagctcaggtagatctcgggaactccccaaaaatgcctttgaatagctcgggacagcagccgcgtattgaagagCCCCCCAAAAAGCAGGTGTAACAAGCCATATCCGGCTACTGGATATAGCGTTGATAGCTTAGGAAGAGAAGCTTCTAAGGGAGCAGAGCAAAGTAGGCTGCTAGAGCTTAGGCGGGGTGGGGGCAGGGCTGGATAGACTCCGCGGGAGTCAAGGCTCAAATATATACACCCCTGCGGGGGTGGGAGCTGGGGTTAGTTTGCTCAAGCAAGAGTCGGGAAGATTTGGGCGGTGGAGACTCTTGCATGAGAGGGTGGGAGGTGGCCAGGGCCTGAACTCCTGCGGGAGTTGAAGCTCGTTTTAGTCGCCCCTGCGGGGGCTAGAGCTGAGGATTGAGGGCCTATGCGTAAGGAAGAACATAGCGAAAGAGTGACGCTGAAGAAAGACAGTTAGCGGAGGACTCAACGCTGGAAAAGAATTGAGGAAATAGGAGGGTAAGGAGATAAGGGGGAAGATCAGAGAAGGGTAAAAGTAGCGGAAGCACTCACGCTGTAAGGAAGAaagaaggggcaaataattgccaGGCGGAGAATCTCAACgccagaaagaagaaaaggagaatatagaagtatatatgcatatataaatatatatgaatatatatggttATTACATGGTAAGGGCCGGGCGTGGGTGGTgattgactcttgcgagagtcgaagctcggagcgacccctgcgggggtcagagctgctGTGGGCATTTCCCCTGCTGAAGTCTGGGAAAGGGAGGGGGCGGTGGAGACTGCAGCAGGGGGTGGCCGGGGcgggactcttgcgagagtcgaagctcgttTTAGTCACTCCTGCGGGAGTTAGAGCTGAGGATTGATGGCCTATGAGAAAGGAAGAGAGGGCGGAGGAACTCGACGCCAAAGGAAGAAAAGGAGAGAGGGGATAACCTGCGTGCGTGAGCATGCACGTGCGTCTATTCCTGTTTCGGCATGTGCATGCACACGCATCGGTACAGGTATACATCGGATGTATGCGTATAACATGCGCATACATACCATTTCTAATGGCCTGGGTGGGGCGCAAAtggtgactcttgcgagagtcgaagctcagcgcgacccctgcgggggtcagagctatgGGGGGGGGGGCAGTAAGAGTCGGGAAGAGGGAGAGGGTAGTGCAGGCTCTTACTGGGGGTGGTAGTGAAGGGGTGGCCGGGGATGGGCTAGGGGTGACTCGCGAGAGTCGAATTCGGATtgaacccctgcgggggtcagagcatgGTGAGGGAAGGAGCATAGTAGGTTTGAAAGGAAAGTTAAGAGCATACATGCAACCTGCACAACATGTAGTGCCCCTATGTTCACATACTCATTGTTTGCACGCACATATGCATACTTAGACGTACACCTGTACCCATGCATATCTGCGTGCaacatgcatgtgtatgtgtgcaaacGCACGCTGTCTTTGCGCGAGCAATCACACACATTCCATGCGCACCCatacgcaagcacacacacacacgtactccAGCCTACTTAGGGTCGAGCTCGTACCCCTAGTTGGAGTTTGGAATTTAGCTGATTAGGGCTAGCTGGGCTGTCTTGAGGTGGGATCGGCTGAGGCGAATGTAAGCTTTGAAGGCATCGGAGGACCAGCGGCCTAGGGTCTGGATTTGGTGTGGGGATAGACCTTTGTGAGCTGCTGTGGTGGCTGCGCCAATTCTaaatgaatggctggaatacaatTCGGGGGAAAAGCCCGAAAGGCGAAGGACTTCTTTTAgatgtttttgaaaccaaaaacgggttactggacggttagcgtcatcagtaaaaagtggGGCATGTGGGTCAGACTCTTTTGCTCTCCTTGAATGGAGAAAGCTAGGAGAGTTTGGAATGGCTGAGTGgggaaaatatgttaaaaatgtaaataaaatgcccTTTGCTTAtctgatctgttttgctttgcttaatgAAAAAGGCGAGTGTTTCAGCATTCAGCAGTGTTAGATCAGATATAGTGGGGTGTATTGCGGGATTGAAATTGGATGTGATAGCCATTTCTGAATATGACTCAAGGGTCCTTGGTGCGACAGCGTAAAGGATCAGAGATATGGAAGTTTTATGGCAATATCATTGTTAATAGAGTGGAACAGGTGTTGGATGCTGGTCTGCTTCCGGTACCAAGAGCCGAAATTTCTGGaaaagaaagtgagagagagaatcAGCAATTTGATTTTTGCAAACTGGAACATGTCTAGCAGTCATAATGAATTGCTTTTGGCTGCCGTCCAAACGAGGCGTCTTAGTAAGGGCATAATTGGAAGTGCGTGCGAGCGTcctttattaatgcaataaacgGTGGCTTCGTTGTCGCAATGAACGAGAATGCTAGAGGCGGACCATTCATCTACCCATAAAAACCGCTGCTGCGACTATGGGGTATAGTTCGAAAGCGCAGATGATTGCTGATTTCTGGGTAGACTGAGTATCTGCGGGCCACGTTGaagtaaaccagtgaccttggtaAAAGCCGCCGAACCCGACTGAGGGGGCAGAGtcagtgaataaattaatatccaCCGGGGAAGAAATTAGGTCgctatagaaaaaggaacagccgttccattgcttaaggaaggaGATCCATAAGCTGAGTTCATTGCGACTGGGTTTAGAAAGATATATGGTATCTTCTAAACCGGGGACCGAGGTGGAGAGCTGAAGGAGGTGAGTAATAAACGGGCGGCCTTGGGGAATTATGCGCATCGCGAAATTGAAATGCGCGAGAATAGATAGCAGTTCGCGTTTGGTGCATGATGGTTTCTCGAGGAAAATTTGAGATAAAGAGATTATACGGTCAATCTTTTCTTTGGGAAGGGATGCTTGAAATTTATTCAAATCTAAGTTGATGCCCAGAAATTCTATGGAAGTGCTGGGACCGGCTGTTTCTCCTCTGCGAGGGGGATGCCTAGATTTTCGAAAACCTTTGGGTGATCGATAGGTGTTCAGCTGGGGGTGAGAAGGTAGGGAAATAAGGAGAAAATCATTGAGGAGATGGATGATATGCGGGATTTCGTAGTTATtagataaaatccagcataatgCTTCTTAAGCATATCGAAAATTTTAGGACTACTTTTGCAGCCGAAAGTTTATCggactgcaaagtaaaattgtgagcgccaatgaatgccaaaaaggtgccagaagtctgggtgaattggcatgattttaaaggcggATGAAATGTCTATTTTTGCAAGCCAAGCATTGCGGCCGGCTAAGCTGATGAGCGAAATTGCTTGGTCTATATCATGATAATTCAGCGAGTATTCGTCTGATGGAatggtgctgttaatgctaggaataTAGAATTGTGAGGAGCGGAGACCAATAATCAAGGGTTTTTGCTAGAGAATTCTCAAGTCGCAGTGTCAATAGGACTAATACACGAACGCTGAACAGTGGGGCAAGAATAGTACTATCATGAGTTTATTAACGATTCTTTTTGATTAACGAATTCACTGTTGCAGGTTCGGTAGTCGCAGATTGTAGATTGGAGCAGAATAAGGTTAAGGAAGGGAGAGCTGGAACGCCCGGGTTAGATCCTTGGGTTAGATCTGAAATCAGAAATCAGAAGTTAGTATCAGGGTGACAATGCAATTCAAGCAATTTGAGAAATATGGCATCGTGGATGTGAGCTATGTGAGTGGAAATGCATCCTTTATGTAGAGTGTGATTGTATTTGAAGAGCATATAAAATGTAatgggttggatgagggtcaggttCTGCAGCCAAATGTCATGGTCTTTTTATTAATGCATGGTCTGATAGCTTGATGTCGCTAcgtgcaaggatggtagaggtGAGCATTCATCCCCCCACAGAATGGCAActggatggagagctgaggataaGGGGTATGgtttgtctggtggtcctggaagtgTATATTGAAGTTCCgttgtcagaaatgtcctcctattCATAGCAGCCAATCAGGAAGTTGTTTGTTGCTGTTTCACATCCAACtgacttgccattataagcttacGTAAGACActagtgtatgaataaatgagtcaCTGGTCTAGTGTAATTGGACCCCAGTGCTctgtgtataatttatttatttatttatttattattattattattttttttttttttttttttttttaattgctaacATCAAACTCTGAACTCTATAAGACTTCAAGGGCGATGTCACCATTTAGTAAAACTGTGAATGGAATGTTAGTAattggctttactttaatccatgAATAACATTTGTTGGTATCTTAACTTCATTCACAAGCTTGTCTGGTCCAAATTCATTCATAAGacttgcaacagagtcaagagagagggcagGACCTTCTCCAGAGAGCTTATTGGGTGGTGAAGCTTCtccttacagctattggcttgAAGGAGAGCCAGTCAAGCGTGCCAAAGGTGAAAAAgcccggcggccattttgttgatcaagttCACCATTGTTTATGGCTTGAGCTGTTGCTTGCTGAACATTCCGGCAAACAAGCTGTTAGATGTTATGGATCAGTGGACGGGCAAGAGGCGAGTATCTTTAgttaaaatcattgtttacactagtcttgttattcaaaagatttataaatgttttagtctAAATGTTTGGTAAAGTTATTTTGCAAAGCTTCCCTTCATGTGCATAGCATGTGCACCGCTAGGAAAaaggtaatggttcagtttcattgCAATGGCTTTGGAGTTTTTGGCTGTCATTTGCTGGAGAATAGGGTTGAAGACACAGCGGATGCGTTGAAGTGGAAGGTTTGATGTTTGTTGAAGTCGTTGATGCAATTGTTGGAGTTGTTTtgaagtagtagttgttgttgctgcagttgttgttgctgcagttgttgttgctgcagttgttgttgctgctgtagaTTGTAGCTTGTAAATTATAGCTAGTAGCTTGTAGATTATAGCTGGTAATTTGTAGATGGTAGCTGGTAGATTGTAGCTGGTAGGTGATAGCTGGTAGGTGATAGCTTGTAGATGCtttggttgtccatgctggtttagagtaggttcttcaacggagctagctacggtgaagctgcctcttcaaaacgaagatagc
Coding sequences:
- the zgc:112332 gene encoding uncharacterized protein isoform X1; the encoded protein is MACRDLEKAEAARRELMDNSANQNIVVKKLDLADTKSIKAFAELINKEEKQVNILINNAGIMMCPYSKTADGFEMQFGVNHLGHFLLIYLLLDLLKKSTPSRIVNVASVAHTWSGIHLEDINSEKVYSPRRAYGQSKLANILCTRSLAKRLQGSGVNVYSLHPGVVQSELFRNLSKPAQIAFKVFSPFTKTTSQGAQTTIYCAIEPELDRESGGYYSDCGPAQCSREASDDEMAQKLWELSCQMLGIIWD
- the zgc:112332 gene encoding uncharacterized protein LOC553712 (The RefSeq protein has 2 substitutions compared to this genomic sequence), which codes for MHSIRNFFCGQWSSSVRLDEKTVIITGANTGIGKETARDLARRGARVVMACRDLEKAEAARRELMDNSGNQNIVVKKLDLADTKSIKAFAELINKEEKQVNILINNAGIMMCPYSKTADGFEMQFGVNHLGHFLLIYLLLDLLKKSTPSRIVNVASVAHTWSGIHLEDINSEKVYSPRRAYGQSKLANILCTRSLAKRLQGSGVNVYSLHPGVVQSELFRNLSKPAQIAFKVFSPFTKTTSQGAQTTIYCAIEPELDRESGGYYSDCGPAQCSREASDDEMAQKLWELSCQMLGIIWD